From the genome of Rhododendron vialii isolate Sample 1 chromosome 10a, ASM3025357v1:
tttttctttaaaattgaACCTTTCCTTCTTCCGCTTCTTTTTCAAGTCCACGGCTGCACTTTCAATAGCTTCATGCTTCCTCCTGATGTGGGCTCCAGTTAAAATATGGCGGTCCTCGAGAAGCAGCTTCCCAAATGATGTTCCTGATACCGGGGCTGACAAAGATCTAACGAGATTCATAGGAGACAAATCTCTATGATGCATTGAATAGTCGTCAGAACCACGTCTGAATGATCTGGTTTGCATTTCAGGTTCATCTTCTACAATGTCGCTGCAGCTCAACTTACTTGAGCTGCTACAGGGAACTGTCGGGTTATGCAAACTTGTTTCTCCCTTTAGAACATTCCTCAGCCTCTCAGCTAAAAGTCTTCTAGTATCTCTGTTGATAAACTCAGGAGAACCTGGGCCATTATTCTGTATCTCACTTCTATAAGATCTTGTGGATTCTGATCTAAGCAAATTCCTTCCAATATCTCTAGTTACACTTTCTCTTACCTGCTTTGCTATTCTTTGAGCTATTTCTTTTGGATCAGATGGCTTTTCGGTATATGGGGTCTCAATTCCGCCCCCTCTGATCATGTTTCCACTTTGAACTTTCCCTTGCAACTCATATTTCAGTCTTTGCTTTACCTCCTCAAGAAAATGTTCCATACTGCCTCTCTCTTCTGAAGTGCCGGACGAACTTACCCAGGACTCATCCATGCTGCTAATGCGGTCAATGCCAGGCCTCAGAATCACTATTTTTGTTGGAGCAGAAGAAATGTCAAAATCTCTACGTAGGGTTCTACTCCTTAAAGAACTCCTTAAAGAATGTGATTCCTTCTGCTCTGATGGAAAAAATTCCCTTCCGTATGCCTGATGTTGTAACTCACCTCCTTCTGGTGACCTTTCTTTTACAGCAAGGCTTTTAAGTTCGACAGGCTTCTTCTCACTTCTTGTAATTCTACTTGAATTTCCACATAAAGCAATCTTTTCCATGTTGAGGTTCTCCTGAGCAAGAACCTGGCTGGGAATTCTGTCAAGTTCAATAGCCTTTGTGCATTCCCTAAACCTTGCTGCTTGCCACGCTTCAAATTCTTTCTTAAACTTCTGGAGCTCCTCCTCTTGAGGATGTTCTCGAGGCCTTGGTTTTTTCAACTTCATGCTAACATGCTGATGGTTGGGATTTCTATCCTCATCATGTTGATCAACCTTTATCTGTTTTGAAGAATTTGAGTTCTGATGAACGTTGCCTCTGGagctttttttgttattttccttattttggaGACTCGTTCTTGGCTTTTCATTCCTTTTTACAGCGTCCTGGGATTCAGTTTTGGTTTCTAAAGGTAGCATATCCATTCCCATCAGACGAGCGACAACGCTTGGTGCATTTCGTCTGTTGTTTGGTCTTTTGGATATCTCTTCATTGATCAATTTCTTCATTGAAGCCTCCGTTGGATAAGAGTTCTCAGACCACTCACTTCTGACTTCGTAAGAATACTGAAAAAAGTAACATAGCAAAGTACAAGTGAATAAAGACCACAAACGCATACAAAGCAAAACAAGAGAAAGATGGGATATAGAGCAATTGGCTGTTGGAAATATTGGATTGTTGACCGCCTATTCATCTAAAAGCCTAAGTTGTTAGAAAGAACCGTAACTTCAACTTTTATACACTGACATGCAGTCACGTTTGGCCAAACTCTCCTCCTGATGGGGGAACATATGTAAGAGTCATTACTATGTCAGAATAATCATAACACATGCGAGATTCAAATGTAGGATCAACGGCTTTTTAGAATACCATGCAATCCATCCAACTTGAAACTAGCAACTACTGAGTAACAAGGTTCATACACTGGTTCGAGAGGTGGTTTTTAACAATATTGGACAAGATCTGACACTCCCCTGCTTGTGCAATCCTCACTAGCACATGTGGCGGTAAATACAGTGCCCTAGCAATATGATTGCACTGGATTGAAGTCAACTTATGGTACAAACAAGAGGAAGTCAACTTACAGTACAAGCAAGAGGAAGTCAACTACTATGAAACAAAAATCTCTCAAAGAATCTGTAACCCTGccacaaactaaaaaaattcaacaaggACCACTTCCCAGTTCAAGCGATCTCCTAAAAGCCACACCATATAATTTGAGAagaaatgaagacaaaaaaaaaaggggtagagaaaaatgaaattccTGGCCACTTCAACTACCATTCACATCAAATGCTGACACCTATGCTTTCTTAGTCATAATTTCATGATGCAGTGCAAATAACAGAAAGCCCAAACCATACCATGATACATAGCTAAAACAAGATAAGATATGTGATGAGATTAATACCGGTATAATGTCTCCATCAGCAAAATAGCTTTGTGAAGTTTCTACTGGCAGTTCCAAGCTGTTTCGAGGAGCCTCTAGGCCTGCAGAGCAGTTATGTTGGTGGCGTTACACTTCTAGTTCAAGAAGCACAAAATAAATCCAGCGGGGGGAGTGTGTCGAACACAATGTGGCACTGGTGAAAATAACTTTCTACAACTTATGGTAAGCAATAAAGATTCTAAGACAAACTGAATTGATTGTATAAAAGGAAGTGTGCCTTCCCTTGTAAACCATTCAGATTGGCACCAGTCCAACCCAAGATAGCATCAGTGTGATGCATGTATACAAAACTCATAGCCCGGTAGAAGTATTCTACGATTCACTGGTGAAAATGACCTAACAATCTACTATCTTTTCATGGTT
Proteins encoded in this window:
- the LOC131303979 gene encoding uncharacterized protein LOC131303979 — protein: MGGLPQLFDFNQGNMARKVITQKRQSGGLEAPRNSLELPVETSQSYFADGDIIPYSYEVRSEWSENSYPTEASMKKLINEEISKRPNNRRNAPSVVARLMGMDMLPLETKTESQDAVKRNEKPRTSLQNKENNKKSSRGNVHQNSNSSKQIKVDQHDEDRNPNHQHVSMKLKKPRPREHPQEEELQKFKKEFEAWQAARFRECTKAIELDRIPSQVLAQENLNMEKIALCGNSSRITRSEKKPVELKSLAVKERSPEGGELQHQAYGREFFPSEQKESHSLRSSLRSRTLRRDFDISSAPTKIVILRPGIDRISSMDESWVSSSGTSEERGSMEHFLEEVKQRLKYELQGKVQSGNMIRGGGIETPYTEKPSDPKEIAQRIAKQVRESVTRDIGRNLLRSESTRSYRSEIQNNGPGSPEFINRDTRRLLAERLRNVLKGETSLHNPTVPCSSSSKLSCSDIVEDEPEMQTRSFRRGSDDYSMHHRDLSPMNLVRSLSAPVSGTSFGKLLLEDRHILTGAHIRRKHEAIESAAVDLKKKRKKERFNFKEKVSSFKYSFILRGRLFSRKIQSAEQPRKYECSSLKDITSGPTVVMNLRERHEGSRENSTEVPPSPASVCSSNHEEFWRAADHLSSTSTSDLSPLDDSMPQAFREISSNLTELRRQLNELDSGCPKETIIQEHTLEAEMELEDEAEAYVRDLLVASGLYKGSSEKVLSRWDPFAKPISNRIFEELEESYRNTTKKDSEGSKRDNVDHKLLLDLLNEALTIVLGPPVTVSRFRKTGMCPTSRPLRGRKLLHSVWEIICGHLYPPSDKCFYSIDSMLARDLRSTPWAGLMNDDIDSLGKEMESQITGDLIEEIVKVLKDMHS